One Massilia sp. 9096 genomic window carries:
- a CDS encoding cytochrome c gives MSMARMARLALLAATACAAGAIALAWPRMQMIPSSSRADWAATPDNIARGAYLARAGGCVGCHTARGGAAYAGGRALDTPFGRLVAPNITPDRATGIGAWSADDFWNALHNGIAPGGRLLYPAFPYPNYTRVTRADSDALFAYLRSLKSVRRPNAPHALGFPYKLQAALAAWRLLYFTPGVYAPALSPTSAPAPARADVWNRGAYLVEGLGHCGACHSARNAMGASSAVLDGGLMAGSGWYAPALTTGGPAGPDQWIEADLVQLLRSGVAPRHAVFGPMAEVVGQSLQHLSEPDLRAIAVYLRSLPAPPGRHAATAPAAAAPDALMKGGERLYARHCADCHGKDGGGVEGDGQTIYPPLAGNRVVSAAEPVNAIRIVLNGGFAPATAGNPRPYGMPPFSTLLDDEEAAAVISYVRASWGNAARAVTPSEVNANRAVPPD, from the coding sequence ATGAGCATGGCGCGCATGGCCCGGCTGGCGCTGCTGGCGGCGACGGCCTGTGCGGCCGGGGCGATCGCGCTGGCCTGGCCGCGCATGCAAATGATCCCGTCCAGCTCGCGCGCCGACTGGGCAGCCACGCCGGACAACATCGCACGCGGCGCCTACCTCGCGCGCGCCGGCGGCTGCGTGGGCTGCCACACGGCGCGCGGCGGTGCAGCCTATGCCGGCGGGCGCGCCCTGGACACGCCGTTCGGACGCCTGGTCGCGCCCAACATCACGCCCGACCGCGCCACCGGCATCGGCGCCTGGAGCGCGGACGACTTCTGGAATGCGCTGCACAACGGCATCGCGCCGGGCGGGCGCCTGCTGTACCCGGCCTTCCCCTACCCGAATTACACGCGGGTCACGCGCGCAGACAGCGACGCGCTGTTCGCCTACCTGCGCAGTTTGAAATCCGTGCGCCGGCCGAACGCGCCGCACGCGCTCGGCTTTCCCTACAAGCTGCAGGCGGCGCTGGCCGCCTGGCGCCTGCTGTACTTCACGCCCGGCGTGTATGCGCCCGCGCTGTCGCCCACTTCGGCGCCCGCGCCCGCGCGCGCGGACGTGTGGAACCGCGGCGCCTACCTGGTCGAGGGCCTGGGCCATTGCGGCGCTTGCCACAGCGCGCGCAACGCCATGGGCGCGTCCAGCGCTGTCCTGGATGGCGGCCTGATGGCCGGCAGCGGCTGGTATGCGCCGGCCTTGACCACTGGCGGCCCAGCCGGCCCGGACCAATGGATCGAGGCCGACCTGGTCCAGCTGCTGCGCAGCGGCGTCGCGCCCCGGCATGCCGTGTTCGGACCGATGGCCGAGGTGGTCGGGCAAAGCCTGCAGCACCTTTCCGAGCCCGACCTGCGGGCCATCGCCGTCTACCTGAGATCGCTGCCGGCGCCGCCCGGCCGGCACGCGGCAACCGCGCCGGCCGCCGCCGCGCCGGATGCGCTCATGAAGGGTGGCGAACGGCTGTATGCCCGGCACTGCGCCGACTGCCACGGCAAGGACGGCGGCGGCGTCGAGGGCGACGGCCAGACGATCTATCCGCCGCTGGCCGGCAACCGCGTCGTGAGCGCGGCGGAACCGGTCAACGCCATCCGCATTGTCCTGAACGGCGGCTTCGCGCCGGCCACCGCCGGCAATCCGCGCCCCTATGGCATGCCGCCATTCAGCACGCTGCTCGACGACGAAGAGGCCGCCGCCGTCATCAGCTACGTGCGCGCCAGCTGGGGCAACGCGGCGCGCGCCGTGACGCCGAGCGAGGTCAACGCGAACCGGGCGGTGCCGCCGGATTGA
- a CDS encoding phosphate-starvation-inducible PsiE family protein yields MRRYWRVMTFYERFEQLVALILSAVIAVVIIVAVVELVEIVALILINEPLNPMRSDAFQLVFGMIMTLLIALEFKHSIVKVALRRESIIQVKTVILIALLALARKFVILDADTSPGKIAALAGALLALGIVYRLVREHDGGAGA; encoded by the coding sequence ATGCGCCGCTACTGGCGCGTGATGACCTTCTACGAGCGCTTCGAGCAGCTGGTCGCGCTGATCCTCAGCGCCGTGATCGCCGTGGTCATCATCGTGGCCGTCGTCGAGCTGGTCGAGATCGTGGCGCTGATCCTGATCAACGAACCGCTCAATCCGATGCGGAGCGACGCCTTCCAGCTCGTGTTCGGCATGATCATGACGCTCCTGATCGCGCTCGAATTCAAGCACTCGATCGTCAAGGTCGCGCTGCGCCGCGAAAGCATCATCCAGGTCAAGACCGTGATCCTGATCGCCCTGCTCGCGCTGGCGCGCAAGTTCGTCATCCTCGACGCCGACACCAGCCCCGGCAAGATCGCCGCACTGGCCGGGGCGCTGCTGGCGCTCGGCATCGTGTACCGGCTGGTGCGCGAACACGACGGCGGCGCCGGCGCCTGA
- a CDS encoding gluconate 2-dehydrogenase subunit 3 family protein, with amino-acid sequence MSDDQQSPSRRRLIKSLMFVPMGAGAVGALHGGLSPAGAAATNAPEGKPDPYTPAFFSADEWRFVNEACDRLIPHDQHGPGAVELGVPEFLDRHMQTPYAAGSIWYMQGPFLEAPAEFGYQGKLPLKDIIRVGIKQFDAYCAKQFGGKRFADLDNKQQETLLKDAEGGKLKLDEISSKLFFSNLLAEVKNGYFADPKHGGNKGMGSWKMIGYPGMRADYLDWVEVRDKPYPIGPVDLAGRRG; translated from the coding sequence ATGTCGGATGATCAACAATCCCCATCGCGCCGGCGCCTGATCAAGAGCCTGATGTTCGTGCCGATGGGCGCGGGCGCGGTCGGCGCCCTGCATGGCGGCCTGAGCCCAGCCGGCGCGGCCGCCACCAACGCCCCCGAAGGCAAGCCGGATCCTTACACCCCGGCTTTCTTCAGCGCGGACGAATGGCGCTTCGTCAACGAGGCCTGCGACCGCCTGATCCCGCACGACCAGCACGGCCCCGGCGCCGTCGAACTCGGCGTGCCCGAGTTCCTCGACCGCCACATGCAGACCCCGTACGCGGCCGGCAGCATCTGGTACATGCAGGGGCCGTTCCTGGAAGCGCCGGCGGAGTTCGGCTACCAGGGCAAGCTGCCGCTGAAGGACATCATCCGGGTCGGCATCAAGCAGTTCGACGCTTACTGCGCCAAGCAATTCGGCGGCAAGCGGTTCGCCGACCTCGACAACAAGCAGCAGGAAACGCTGCTCAAGGATGCCGAAGGCGGCAAGCTCAAGCTCGACGAGATCTCCTCCAAGCTGTTTTTCAGCAACCTGCTGGCCGAAGTCAAGAACGGTTACTTCGCCGATCCCAAGCACGGCGGCAACAAGGGCATGGGCTCGTGGAAGATGATCGGCTACCCCGGCATGCGCGCCGATTACCTCGATTGGGTCGAGGTGCGCGACAAGCCGTACCCGATCGGTCCGGTGGACCTGGCAGGACGCCGCGGATAA
- a CDS encoding alpha-E domain-containing protein produces MLSRTADHLYWMARYTERAENTARMLDVALQTSMLPQSRLETEQAWRAMLGISELQDAFDARHGALDVENVLDFMVRDPSNPSSIVACLTAARENARAVRGVLTTELWETQNATWLELPERVRGGMDASADPGAFFEWVKHRCHLARGVTLGTMLNDAALYFIQLGTFLERADSTARLLDVKYHRTRGAAPSSDDHDVLTQREFYYWAALLRSVAGFEIYRKVYRDSITPARVAELLMLRADMPRSLLACMEQVVANLKAVRNDVSSETERLAGKMHAELQFARIEDVLEAGLDATLDRFMKNVYALGNGISRDFLVPLGA; encoded by the coding sequence ATGCTGAGCCGCACCGCCGACCACCTGTACTGGATGGCGCGCTACACCGAGCGCGCCGAGAACACCGCGCGCATGCTCGACGTCGCGCTGCAGACCTCGATGCTGCCGCAGTCCAGGCTCGAGACCGAGCAGGCCTGGCGCGCCATGCTCGGCATCTCCGAGCTGCAGGACGCCTTCGACGCGCGCCACGGCGCGCTCGATGTCGAGAACGTGCTCGACTTCATGGTGCGCGATCCGTCCAACCCCTCGTCGATCGTGGCCTGCCTGACCGCCGCGCGCGAGAACGCGCGCGCGGTACGCGGGGTGCTGACCACCGAACTCTGGGAGACGCAGAACGCCACCTGGCTCGAACTGCCCGAGCGCGTGCGCGGCGGCATGGATGCGAGCGCCGACCCCGGCGCCTTCTTCGAATGGGTCAAGCACCGCTGCCACCTGGCGCGGGGGGTCACGCTCGGCACCATGCTCAACGACGCGGCCTTGTACTTCATCCAGCTCGGCACCTTCCTGGAGCGCGCCGACAGCACCGCGCGCCTGCTCGACGTGAAGTACCACCGCACCAGAGGCGCCGCCCCTTCGTCAGACGACCACGACGTGCTGACCCAGCGCGAGTTCTACTACTGGGCCGCGCTGCTGCGCTCCGTGGCCGGCTTCGAAATCTACCGCAAGGTCTACCGCGACTCGATCACCCCGGCGCGCGTGGCCGAACTGCTGATGCTGCGCGCCGACATGCCGCGCTCGCTGCTGGCCTGCATGGAGCAGGTGGTCGCGAACCTGAAGGCGGTGCGCAACGACGTCTCGTCCGAGACCGAGCGCCTGGCCGGCAAGATGCACGCCGAACTGCAATTCGCGCGCATCGAAGACGTCCTGGAGGCCGGGCTGGACGCCACGCTGGACCGCTTCATGAAGAACGTCTACGCGCTCGGCAACGGCATCAGCCGCGATTTCCTCGTGCCCCTGGGCGCCTGA
- a CDS encoding 3'-5' exonuclease → MADAPTPDDALPPYQGLTLAEVRMVRTPEDAAAALAAMAQADAIGFDTESKPTFRKGEVSTGPHLVQLADDRHAWLFQIGALDAGAGAASPALAALRVLLESPAVLKVGFGLGDDVRRLRTKLGIDTANVLDLATALRRGERNAWGAKTAVERFFGQRLQKSRRITTTNWAMPRLSDKQILYAADDAHVALRIYRHWRTQVQPGQAPASAPERTGRRVEPQD, encoded by the coding sequence ATGGCCGACGCGCCGACGCCGGACGACGCCTTGCCGCCCTACCAGGGCCTGACCCTGGCCGAGGTGCGCATGGTGCGCACGCCCGAGGATGCCGCCGCGGCGCTGGCCGCCATGGCGCAGGCCGACGCGATCGGCTTCGATACCGAATCCAAGCCGACCTTCCGCAAGGGCGAAGTCTCGACCGGCCCGCACCTGGTGCAGCTGGCCGACGACCGCCATGCCTGGCTGTTCCAGATCGGCGCGCTGGACGCCGGAGCCGGCGCCGCGTCGCCGGCACTGGCGGCGCTGCGCGTTCTTCTGGAATCGCCGGCCGTGCTCAAGGTCGGCTTCGGCCTGGGCGACGATGTGCGCCGCCTGCGCACCAAGCTCGGCATCGACACCGCCAACGTGCTCGACCTGGCCACCGCCCTGCGCCGCGGCGAGCGCAATGCCTGGGGCGCGAAGACCGCGGTCGAGCGCTTCTTCGGCCAGCGCCTGCAAAAATCGCGCCGCATCACCACCACCAACTGGGCCATGCCGCGTCTCTCCGACAAGCAGATCCTGTACGCGGCCGACGACGCCCACGTCGCGCTGCGCATCTATCGCCATTGGCGCACACAGGTGCAGCCGGGGCAGGCGCCTGCGTCCGCGCCTGAACGCACCGGCAGGCGCGTCGAGCCGCAGGACTGA
- a CDS encoding transglutaminase N-terminal domain-containing protein translates to MHLSIRHETLYRHTQPQAYSIEQRHPTPRAGPQQQVLSWKIAAPGHCAPYGDAYGNVSHMLTLSEAHDAVRILVEGVVSTIPLRRGRLQLPEHLSPLIRPMTDACCRLAIGRDYESAAPVRGMRRGSGSGSGEETMRVEALVMPLVVTQQ, encoded by the coding sequence ATGCACCTGTCGATCCGCCACGAAACCCTGTACCGCCATACCCAGCCGCAAGCCTACAGCATCGAGCAGCGGCACCCGACGCCGCGCGCCGGGCCGCAACAGCAGGTGCTGTCCTGGAAGATCGCGGCGCCGGGCCATTGCGCGCCCTACGGCGACGCCTACGGCAACGTTTCGCACATGCTGACCCTGAGCGAAGCGCACGACGCGGTGCGCATCCTGGTCGAAGGCGTAGTCAGCACCATCCCCCTGCGACGGGGGCGGCTGCAGCTGCCGGAGCACCTGTCGCCGCTGATCCGCCCGATGACCGATGCCTGCTGCCGCCTGGCGATCGGGCGCGACTACGAATCGGCGGCGCCGGTGCGCGGCATGCGGCGCGGCAGCGGCAGCGGCAGCGGCGAGGAGACCATGCGCGTCGAGGCGCTGGTGATGCCCTTGGTGGTAACGCAACAGTAA
- a CDS encoding ProQ/FINO family protein, with product MQAAPAAAPGADAQSPRALLKQLQQQFKAFRECLPLAIGIDKQVLARMPGLNRKTMRAALGIHTGSMRYLRAMEKATVRYDLDGNPGAEVNDTHRQHAKELLQERYKKEADRKKAERDAAAEAEAERKRQDKLQQLASKFSRR from the coding sequence GTGCAAGCCGCACCCGCCGCGGCCCCCGGCGCCGACGCACAATCGCCGCGCGCCCTGCTCAAGCAGCTGCAGCAGCAGTTCAAGGCATTCCGCGAGTGCCTGCCGCTGGCGATCGGCATCGACAAGCAGGTGCTGGCGCGCATGCCCGGCCTGAACCGCAAGACCATGCGCGCGGCGCTCGGCATCCACACCGGCTCGATGCGTTACCTGCGCGCGATGGAAAAGGCGACCGTGCGCTATGACCTCGACGGCAATCCCGGCGCCGAAGTCAACGACACCCACCGCCAGCACGCCAAGGAGCTGCTGCAGGAGCGCTACAAGAAGGAAGCCGACCGCAAGAAGGCCGAGCGCGACGCCGCCGCCGAGGCCGAAGCCGAACGCAAGCGCCAGGACAAGCTGCAGCAGCTGGCATCCAAGTTCTCGCGCCGCTAA
- a CDS encoding circularly permuted type 2 ATP-grasp protein, whose amino-acid sequence MRDFFNEMTSGGTAGGATREHYREFEAWLRGQNPQRIERKRLEADLAFRRVGITFAVYGDDAGTERLIPFDTIPRIIPAHEWSALQAGLVQRVKALNMFVHDIYHDQHIVKAGIIPARQIYQNAQYRPEMQGITVASDIYAHIAGVDIVRAGQGEFYVLEDNLRVPSGVSYMLEDRKMMMRLFPELFARHRIAPVDHYPDLLLDNLRSVAPQGVDDPTVVVLTPGMYNSAYFEHAFLAQQMGVELVEGKDLFVNANAVWMRTIRGPRRVDVIYRRLDDDFLDPLAFRSDSTLGVPGLLSVYRAGRVTLANAIGTGVADDKSIYPYVPDMIRFYLSEEALLNNVPTWQCRKPADLAYTLAHLEQLVVKEVHGAGGYGMLIGPSASRAQIEDFRRRLIARPDGYIAQPTLALSACPTYVENGIAPRHIDLRPFVLSGKTISMVPGGLTRVALREGSLVVNSSQGGGTKDTWILEE is encoded by the coding sequence ATGCGGGACTTCTTCAACGAGATGACGAGCGGCGGTACGGCAGGTGGGGCGACGCGCGAGCACTACCGCGAGTTCGAGGCCTGGCTGCGCGGCCAGAACCCGCAGCGCATCGAACGCAAGCGCCTGGAAGCCGACCTGGCGTTCCGCCGCGTCGGCATCACCTTTGCCGTGTACGGCGACGACGCCGGCACCGAGCGCCTGATCCCGTTCGACACCATCCCGCGCATCATCCCGGCGCACGAGTGGAGCGCGCTGCAGGCCGGCCTGGTGCAGCGGGTCAAGGCGCTCAACATGTTCGTGCACGACATCTACCACGACCAGCACATCGTCAAGGCCGGCATCATCCCGGCCCGGCAGATCTACCAGAACGCCCAATACCGCCCGGAGATGCAGGGCATCACCGTGGCCAGCGACATCTACGCCCACATCGCCGGGGTCGACATCGTGCGCGCCGGCCAGGGCGAGTTCTACGTCCTGGAAGACAACCTGCGCGTGCCGTCCGGCGTGTCGTACATGCTGGAAGACCGCAAGATGATGATGCGCCTGTTCCCGGAACTGTTCGCGCGCCACCGCATCGCGCCGGTCGACCACTACCCGGACCTGTTGCTCGACAATTTGCGCAGCGTGGCCCCGCAAGGCGTCGACGACCCCACCGTGGTCGTGCTCACGCCGGGGATGTACAACTCGGCCTACTTCGAGCACGCCTTCCTGGCCCAGCAGATGGGCGTCGAGCTGGTCGAGGGCAAGGACCTGTTCGTCAACGCCAACGCGGTGTGGATGCGCACCATCCGCGGCCCGCGCCGCGTCGACGTGATCTACCGGCGCCTGGACGACGACTTCCTCGACCCGCTCGCGTTCCGCTCGGATTCGACGCTGGGCGTGCCCGGCCTGCTGTCGGTGTACCGCGCCGGACGCGTGACGCTGGCCAACGCGATCGGCACCGGCGTGGCCGACGACAAGTCGATCTACCCCTACGTGCCGGACATGATCCGTTTCTACCTGAGCGAGGAAGCGCTGCTGAACAACGTGCCGACCTGGCAGTGCAGGAAGCCCGCCGACCTGGCCTACACGCTGGCCCACCTGGAACAGCTGGTGGTCAAGGAAGTGCACGGCGCCGGCGGCTACGGCATGCTGATCGGCCCGAGCGCGAGCCGCGCGCAGATCGAGGATTTCCGCCGCAGGCTGATCGCCAGACCGGACGGCTACATCGCCCAGCCGACACTGGCCCTGTCGGCCTGCCCGACCTACGTCGAGAACGGCATCGCGCCGCGCCACATCGACCTGCGCCCGTTCGTCCTGTCGGGCAAGACGATCTCGATGGTGCCCGGCGGCCTGACGCGCGTGGCGCTGCGCGAAGGCTCGCTGGTGGTGAACTCGTCGCAGGGCGGCGGCACCAAGGACACCTGGATTCTGGAAGAATGA
- a CDS encoding cytochrome c family protein has protein sequence MNPLHPLPRRAAWAALCAAALTLAGCSPSGTDAATGAKLFAQCAGCHQVGPNARAGFAPQLNDLFGRRAGSTPDFRYSAAMKASGIVWNDTTLAAFLHAPDKLVPGTAMRFWGIGDVRQIAALLAYLRTFQSPSAGQPPAGQPPAGSAPGAPPR, from the coding sequence ATGAACCCGCTTCACCCGCTTCCACGCCGCGCAGCCTGGGCCGCCCTGTGCGCGGCTGCCCTGACGCTGGCCGGCTGTTCTCCCTCCGGCACCGACGCCGCCACCGGCGCAAAACTGTTCGCCCAGTGCGCCGGCTGCCACCAGGTCGGCCCCAACGCCCGCGCCGGCTTCGCGCCGCAGCTCAACGACCTGTTCGGCCGCCGCGCCGGGTCCACGCCCGACTTCCGCTATTCGGCTGCCATGAAGGCCTCCGGCATCGTCTGGAACGACACCACCCTGGCCGCCTTCCTGCACGCTCCCGACAAGCTGGTGCCGGGCACGGCGATGCGCTTCTGGGGCATCGGCGACGTGCGCCAGATCGCCGCGCTGCTGGCCTACCTGCGCACCTTCCAGTCGCCCTCGGCCGGCCAGCCACCTGCCGGCCAGCCGCCCGCCGGTTCCGCGCCTGGCGCGCCGCCGCGCTAG
- a CDS encoding c-type cytochrome, giving the protein MRGPIPVLAACSLAICLLAGLAPRAAPSQSISSKPDLRRVPDSMAQRLAPCLSCHGNGTAERRYYPRIAGKPAGYLYNQLQNFRAGRRQYPLMTWMVTPLSDDYLHEIADWFAAQHLPSPVLERAGLPTGELARGRQLVTRGDPALRVPACIACHGERLSGALPAVPGLVGLPRDYINAQFGAWRNGTRRAQAPDCMAQIATRLSLSDVSAISAWLASEPQPADPTPAPTVGRPLPLACGSVAEGA; this is encoded by the coding sequence ATGCGAGGTCCGATCCCCGTTCTTGCCGCCTGCTCGCTTGCCATCTGCCTGCTGGCGGGGCTGGCTCCACGGGCCGCGCCTTCGCAGTCCATTTCTTCGAAACCGGACCTGCGCCGCGTCCCCGACAGCATGGCCCAGCGCCTGGCGCCCTGCCTGTCCTGCCACGGCAACGGCACCGCCGAACGCCGCTACTACCCGCGCATCGCCGGCAAACCGGCCGGCTACCTCTACAACCAGCTGCAGAACTTCCGCGCCGGCCGCCGCCAGTACCCCTTGATGACCTGGATGGTGACGCCGCTGTCCGATGACTACCTGCACGAAATCGCCGACTGGTTCGCCGCCCAGCACCTCCCGAGCCCGGTGCTGGAGCGCGCCGGCCTGCCTACTGGCGAGCTGGCGCGCGGGCGCCAGCTGGTCACGCGCGGCGACCCGGCGCTGCGTGTGCCGGCCTGCATCGCCTGCCACGGCGAACGCCTGAGCGGCGCCCTGCCCGCGGTGCCCGGCCTGGTTGGCCTGCCGCGCGACTACATCAACGCCCAGTTCGGCGCCTGGCGCAACGGCACGCGCCGCGCCCAGGCGCCCGATTGCATGGCGCAGATCGCCACTCGCCTGAGCCTGTCGGACGTGAGCGCGATCTCGGCATGGCTGGCGAGCGAACCGCAGCCGGCGGATCCAACCCCGGCGCCGACAGTGGGGCGGCCCTTGCCGCTGGCCTGCGGCAGCGTGGCGGAGGGCGCATGA
- the rpoD gene encoding RNA polymerase sigma factor RpoD, producing MKNTAKTLTLTAKKAPAKSTAQLSVPKTATSYFLETEAAAKVTVVKTRSRLASLKAVQAEQDMGADAPAAAVQAEAEQLQSADFDQAAASGAAAAEQLAEAASADDSAPAAVGSADLAAVDAPSAAAPAVAAVAGDDDFIPTPATPAAPPVIVRKRTSKLAALKAAAEPSPAAEPAPAAEPVAAVAAPAASASDAAAAAADAPARVVRTRTRRVEPGATAALQGAAPAAGTGSVSTTTDAAALAAIDTSGYLLPQVKVPGRRGRKPSEFVPENDEIAALNAVERAELKAASKLRERKAKGIAGIMGTEQGFSGEELEKRRTQLKNLINMGKERGYLTHAEINDHLPENIIDPEAIEGIIATFNDMGIAVYERAPEAEMMLLSDAVVTPTSEDEVEAAAATALSTVDSDFGRTTDPVRMYMREMGAVSLLTREGEIAIAKRIEDGLKDMVQAISACPVTISEIVALSHKIASDELKIDDVVDGLIEPDEGAAPAAPVAAAASDDEDEEEIEEEEEEGVEGGGSAAAGYSAEQLAALKKTALDKFAIIEKQFDKMGHAFKTHGYGSLQYIAAQDMISTQLLGIRFTAKIVEKLCDTLRGQMDEVRSIERAVLDICVNRCGMPRAHFIKVFPGNETDLEWVQREVDCAYPYSAVLSRNAPAIMELQRRMIDLQARVALPLADLRKINKQMAAGEKRARTAKREMTVANLRLVISIAKKYINRGLQFLDLIQEGNIGLLKAVDKFEYRRGYKFSTYATWWIRQAITRSIADMARTIRVPVHMIETINKMNRISRQIMQETGSEPDMATLATKMEMPESKVREIMKIAKEPISMETPMGEDGDSQLGDFIEDNATLAPLEAAMHASMRGVIKEVLDSLTPREAKVLRMRYGVEMSNDHTLEEVGKQFDVTRERIRQIEAKAMSKLRQPSRSDKLKTFLQNQ from the coding sequence ATGAAAAACACCGCCAAGACTCTGACACTGACAGCGAAGAAGGCGCCGGCGAAAAGCACGGCACAGCTGTCGGTGCCGAAAACCGCGACCTCCTACTTTCTCGAAACGGAAGCGGCGGCCAAGGTGACGGTGGTCAAGACGCGTTCCCGTCTGGCGTCGCTGAAAGCGGTCCAGGCCGAGCAGGACATGGGCGCGGATGCCCCGGCCGCCGCGGTCCAGGCCGAGGCGGAGCAACTTCAGTCGGCGGACTTCGACCAGGCCGCCGCCTCGGGCGCCGCCGCTGCCGAGCAATTGGCCGAAGCGGCCAGCGCCGACGACAGCGCACCCGCAGCCGTTGGCTCGGCCGACCTCGCCGCAGTTGACGCGCCGTCTGCCGCTGCCCCGGCCGTCGCTGCCGTCGCCGGCGACGACGATTTCATCCCGACGCCCGCAACGCCGGCCGCGCCGCCGGTGATCGTGCGCAAGCGCACCTCGAAGCTGGCTGCGCTGAAAGCCGCCGCCGAACCGAGCCCGGCCGCAGAACCGGCGCCGGCCGCCGAGCCGGTCGCCGCAGTTGCCGCGCCGGCCGCCAGCGCCTCGGACGCCGCTGCCGCTGCCGCCGACGCGCCCGCGCGCGTGGTGCGCACCCGCACGCGCCGCGTCGAGCCGGGCGCCACCGCCGCCTTGCAAGGCGCCGCCCCGGCCGCCGGCACCGGCAGCGTCAGCACCACCACCGACGCCGCCGCGCTGGCCGCGATCGATACTTCCGGCTATCTGCTGCCGCAGGTGAAGGTTCCGGGCCGCCGCGGTCGCAAGCCGAGCGAGTTCGTCCCCGAGAACGACGAGATCGCCGCGCTGAACGCGGTCGAGCGCGCCGAACTGAAGGCCGCTTCCAAGCTGCGCGAGCGCAAGGCCAAGGGCATCGCCGGCATCATGGGCACCGAACAGGGCTTCTCGGGCGAGGAACTGGAAAAGCGCCGCACCCAGCTGAAGAACCTGATCAACATGGGCAAGGAGCGCGGCTACCTGACCCACGCCGAGATCAACGACCACCTGCCGGAAAACATCATCGATCCGGAAGCGATCGAAGGCATCATCGCGACCTTCAACGACATGGGCATCGCGGTGTACGAGCGCGCCCCGGAAGCCGAGATGATGCTGCTGTCGGACGCGGTCGTGACCCCGACCAGCGAAGACGAAGTCGAAGCCGCGGCCGCGACCGCGCTGTCGACCGTGGACTCCGACTTCGGCCGCACCACCGACCCGGTCCGCATGTACATGCGTGAAATGGGCGCGGTGTCGCTGCTGACGCGCGAAGGCGAGATCGCCATCGCCAAGCGCATCGAGGACGGCCTGAAGGACATGGTGCAGGCGATCTCGGCCTGCCCGGTGACGATCTCGGAAATCGTCGCGCTGTCTCACAAGATCGCCAGCGACGAGCTGAAGATCGATGACGTGGTCGACGGCCTGATCGAGCCGGACGAAGGCGCCGCGCCGGCCGCACCGGTGGCTGCGGCTGCTTCGGACGACGAGGACGAGGAAGAGATCGAGGAAGAAGAGGAAGAGGGCGTCGAAGGCGGCGGCAGCGCTGCCGCCGGCTACTCGGCCGAGCAGCTTGCCGCGCTGAAGAAGACCGCGCTGGACAAGTTCGCGATCATCGAGAAGCAGTTCGACAAGATGGGCCATGCGTTCAAGACGCACGGCTACGGCTCGCTGCAGTACATCGCGGCCCAGGACATGATCTCGACCCAGCTGCTGGGCATCCGTTTCACCGCCAAGATCGTCGAGAAGCTGTGCGACACGCTGCGCGGCCAGATGGACGAGGTGCGTTCGATCGAGCGCGCCGTGCTCGACATCTGCGTGAACCGCTGCGGCATGCCGCGCGCCCACTTCATCAAGGTCTTCCCGGGCAACGAGACGGACCTGGAATGGGTGCAGCGCGAAGTCGATTGCGCCTACCCGTACTCGGCGGTGCTGTCGCGTAACGCGCCGGCCATCATGGAACTGCAGCGCCGCATGATCGACCTGCAGGCGCGCGTGGCCCTGCCGCTGGCCGACCTGCGCAAGATCAACAAGCAGATGGCCGCCGGCGAGAAGCGCGCCCGTACCGCGAAGCGCGAGATGACCGTGGCCAACCTGCGCCTGGTGATCTCGATCGCCAAGAAGTACATCAACCGCGGCCTGCAATTCCTCGACCTGATCCAGGAAGGCAATATCGGCCTGTTGAAGGCGGTCGACAAGTTCGAGTACCGCCGCGGCTACAAATTCTCGACCTACGCGACCTGGTGGATCCGCCAGGCGATCACGCGCTCGATCGCCGACATGGCGCGCACGATCCGCGTGCCGGTGCACATGATCGAGACCATCAACAAGATGAACCGCATCTCGCGCCAGATCATGCAGGAAACCGGCAGCGAGCCGGACATGGCGACGCTGGCGACCAAGATGGAGATGCCGGAATCGAAGGTGCGCGAGATCATGAAGATCGCGAAAGAGCCGATTTCGATGGAAACCCCGATGGGCGAGGACGGCGATTCGCAGCTGGGCGACTTCATCGAGGACAATGCGACCCTGGCCCCGCTGGAAGCGGCGATGCACGCCTCGATGCGCGGCGTGATCAAGGAAGTGCTGGACTCGCTGACCCCGCGCGAAGCCAAGGTGCTGCGCATGCGCTACGGCGTCGAGATGAGCAACGACCACACGCTGGAAGAAGTCGGCAAGCAGTTCGACGTCACCCGCGAGCGTATCCGCCAGATCGAAGCCAAGGCGATGAGCAAGCTGCGCCAGCCGTCGCGTTCGGACAAGCTCAAGACCTTCCTGCAGAACCAGTAA